A stretch of Episyrphus balteatus chromosome 2, idEpiBalt1.1, whole genome shotgun sequence DNA encodes these proteins:
- the LOC129910217 gene encoding glutaredoxin-related protein 5, mitochondrial: MTSIFRQILKQTLATGVGKQVKFPHRWNSSGQDLKFDKETFDKLVRTNKVVVFMKGNPEQPRCGFSNAVVQIMRMHGVTYDAHDVLQSDELRQGVKDFTNWPTIPQIFINGEFIGGCDIVLQMHQSGDLIEELKKVGIKSLLLEEAEKKTDK; encoded by the exons ATGACTTCTATTTTCCGTCAAATTTTGAAGCAAACCCTAGCTACTGGTGTTGGCAAACAAGTTAAATTTCCTCATAGATGGAATAGCTCCGGCCAAGATTTGAAATTTGATAAAGAAACCTTTGACAAATTGGTCAGGACAAACAAAGTCGTAGTTTTTATGAAAGGTAATCCTGAGCAACCACGATGTGGATTCAGTAATGCTGTTGTACAAATAATGCGCATGCATGGTGTTACCTACGACGCACATGATGTTTTACAAAGTGACGAACTAAGGCAGG GTGTGAAAGACTTCACTAACTGGCCAACTATACCTCAAATTTTCATAAACGGAGAGTTCATCGGCGGCTGCGATATTGTTCTTCAAATGCATCAAAGTGGTGATCTTATTGAGGAACTAAAGAAAGTTGGAATTAAAAGTTTGCTGCTAGAGGAAGCCGAGAAAAAAACTGACaaataa